The Terriglobus sp. TAA 43 sequence TCATAACGGACCTGAACACGCACCTTGTCTGGATAACGGAGAGCGAGTTCGCCGAGCAGGCGTTCGTAATACTCCTCGCCTGTGCCGAGTGCGAGAAGGACGATGTCGTCCTGCACGAGATCGTTGATGATGGCCGCCAGCAGATCGAAGCCCTTCTGCGTAGCGAAACGCGAGACGATGCCGAGTACCGCGGTCTGATCTTCGACGCCATCGATGCCAAAGGCGTGTAACAGATCGCGGCGGCACTCTTTCTTGCCCTTTAGGTTATCTGCCGAGTAGTGAGCGGCGATGTGTTTGTCCTGTGTCGGGTCCCACTCTTCGTAATCCACACCGTTCAGAATGCCGAAGAGGTCCGCGCTGCGGCGGCGGAAGATCGAATCAAGACCGTTGCCAAATTCGCTGGTCTGAATCTCTTCCGCGTAGCGGCGGCTTACCGTTGTCAGCGCATCCGCGTAAACCAATCCGCCTTTGAGGAGATTGACGCTGTCGTACATCTCCAGCTTGTCCATGGTGAACATGTCCCACGGCAGCAAGAGGCGCGGCATAATGTCCGACGGGAACCAGCCCTGATAGCCGGCGTTGTGAACGGTAAAGACGCATGGCACGCGGCGCAGAGCGGGATCGAAGAAATAGATGGACCGCAGAAAGATGGGGATGAGCGCGGCCTGCCAATCATGTGCGTGGAAGACGTCGGGCACGCCGAGAATCTTGCTTGCTTCGATCACCGCACGGCTGAAGAGCCCGAAACGCTCCCAGTTGTCGGGATAGTCGCCGCTGGGCGTGGCGTAGAAATTTTCGCGGTCAAACATCTCCGGGCAATCGATGAAGTAAATCTGCACGCCTTCATGCACGCCACCGTCCAGCACGCTGGCGTAGCGCTGGTAGTAGGTGTACGGCATGGTGAGGCTGGAGATGACTACGGGAAGATCCGGCAGTTTTTTCGCCACCTGCCGGTAATACGGCACGAAGGTGGTGACACGATGTCCCATACGTACCAGCACGGGCGGTAACGCGCCCACCACGTCTGCAAGGCCGCCGGTCTTGGCCCAGGGTACACACTCCGATGCTGCAAATACGATGTGCATCTACACTCCTGTTTCCATGCTCCACGTTACTCTAACGAGAGGAGCACGCACACCGTATCAGATGCAGCCACGCAAACCAAAGCTCGGACAAAACTTTCTGGTGGACGACAACGCGCGGCATCGCATTGCGGATGCGTTGGGTGATGTGTCCTCGCGCACGGTCATTGAGATTGGCCCCGGGCATGGCGCGATTACGACGATTCTTGCCGAACGAGCGAAAAAGCTGACCTGCATTGAGCTGGACAGGTCGCTGGTACCGGAGCTTCGTTTCAAGTTTCGCAATCATCCGAATGTGGAGATTATCGAAGCGGACATCCTGGAGACGGACATCACGGCGCTTGTTCCTGAGGGTGAAAAGGCGTTGGTCATTGGCAATCTGCCGTACTACATCACCAGCGACATTCTGCTGCATTTGTGCGCGCATGAAGCTTCGATGGAACTGGCCGTGGTGATGATGCAGCGTGAAGTGGCAGAGCGTGTGGCGGCGGAGCCGGGCAATCGTGACTTTGGGCTGTTGTCCGCTACGGTGCAGATGTATGCGGACGTGGCCAATGTGTTCACGCTGCCGCCGGAGGCGTTTGATCCTCCGCCGGATGTGTACTCCACGGTGTTGCGGATGCGCTTTGCGCCGCGGTTTGCGGAGCTTGGCATTACAGATGCTAAGGGATTTGATCGTTTTTTGAAGCTTTGCTTTCAGCAGAAGCGCAAGACGCTGAACAACAATCTGCGTGCTGCGGGATATACCTCAGAGCAGATTGCACAAGCATGTAATGCTGCGGGGA is a genomic window containing:
- the glgA gene encoding glycogen synthase GlgA, translating into MHIVFAASECVPWAKTGGLADVVGALPPVLVRMGHRVTTFVPYYRQVAKKLPDLPVVISSLTMPYTYYQRYASVLDGGVHEGVQIYFIDCPEMFDRENFYATPSGDYPDNWERFGLFSRAVIEASKILGVPDVFHAHDWQAALIPIFLRSIYFFDPALRRVPCVFTVHNAGYQGWFPSDIMPRLLLPWDMFTMDKLEMYDSVNLLKGGLVYADALTTVSRRYAEEIQTSEFGNGLDSIFRRRSADLFGILNGVDYEEWDPTQDKHIAAHYSADNLKGKKECRRDLLHAFGIDGVEDQTAVLGIVSRFATQKGFDLLAAIINDLVQDDIVLLALGTGEEYYERLLGELALRYPDKVRVQVRYDNTMAHKVEAGSDIFLMPSRYEPSGLNQMYSLRYGTVPVVRSTGGLEDTVYEEHDGKGNGFKFHGYNPLDFLDAIRRALATFQNKEQWEEIMKRGMEEDFSWDKPAEEYTKIYERVVANRTWS
- the rsmA gene encoding 16S rRNA (adenine(1518)-N(6)/adenine(1519)-N(6))-dimethyltransferase RsmA codes for the protein MQPRKPKLGQNFLVDDNARHRIADALGDVSSRTVIEIGPGHGAITTILAERAKKLTCIELDRSLVPELRFKFRNHPNVEIIEADILETDITALVPEGEKALVIGNLPYYITSDILLHLCAHEASMELAVVMMQREVAERVAAEPGNRDFGLLSATVQMYADVANVFTLPPEAFDPPPDVYSTVLRMRFAPRFAELGITDAKGFDRFLKLCFQQKRKTLNNNLRAAGYTSEQIAQACNAAGIEPSARAEALPLDRFAALYRAM